In Quercus robur chromosome 11, dhQueRobu3.1, whole genome shotgun sequence, the following proteins share a genomic window:
- the LOC126704695 gene encoding uncharacterized protein LOC126704695 yields the protein MSNETVPVAILITVPVNHGEKSEKFNECSKTKENETNRQVVAVVEVWEHADFLCKNYILNGLDNTLYSVYSSIKRAKELWDSLDKKYKTEDARTKKFIVGRLLDYKMVDSKTVLSQVQELQVILHEANAEGMFVSESFQVATIIEKLPPSWKDFKNYLKHKRKEMRLEDLINKRKYSGESSNQGTSGGNFTKFNGKCYVCGKMGHRAKDFHKHKDQGTKKGSQANITEVENLSKDVNDIDLSTVISEVNFLGC from the exons ATGTCGAATGAAACTGTGCCTGTTGCTATCCTTATTACTGTTCCTGTTAATCATGGAGAAAAGTCAGAAAAATTCAATG AATGCTCCAAAACGAAGGAAAATGAGACAAATAGGCAAGTGGTTGCTGTTGTGGAAGTATGGGAACATGCTGACTTCCTGTGCAAAAACTATATTCTGAATGGATTGGACAACACATTGTATAGTGTGTATAGTTCAATCAAGAGAGCAAAAGAATTGTGGGATTCCTTGGATAAGAAATACAAGACAGAAGATGCTAGAACTAAAAAGTTCATTGTGGGCAGACTTTTGGATTACAAAATGGTGGATTCCAAAACTGTACTTAGTCAAGTGCAAGAGCTACAGGTAATCTTACATGAAGCAAATGCTGAGGGTATGTTTGTAAGTGAATCATTTCAAGTGGCTACTATCATTGAGAAACTGCCTCCATCTTGGAAAGATTTCAAAAATTACTTGAAGCATAAGCGCAAGGAGATGAGGCTAGAAGACTTGATC AATAAGAGGAAGTACTCTGGTGAAAGCTCAAATCAAGGAACTAGTGGGGGTAACTTTACAAAGTTCAATGGAAAATGCTATGTGTGTGGCAAGATGGGGCATCGTGCTAAGGACTTCCATAAGCATAAAGATCAAGGGACCAAGAAAGGCTCTCAAGCCAACATTACTGAAGTGGAAAATCTTTCTAAAGATGTGAATGATATAGACCTTTCTACAGTGATTTCTGAAGTGAACTTTCTTGGGTGCTAG